A single genomic interval of Rosistilla ulvae harbors:
- the hemP gene encoding hemin uptake protein HemP: MPDDNEHVPPAVPAEKPVFDADDRPRLVSSSELMCGRREIWIQHGDAVYRLRVTSADKLYLTK; the protein is encoded by the coding sequence ATGCCCGACGACAATGAACATGTTCCGCCAGCGGTCCCCGCCGAGAAACCCGTTTTCGATGCCGATGACCGACCGCGGCTGGTTTCATCGAGCGAGTTGATGTGTGGACGGCGTGAGATCTGGATCCAACATGGGGATGCTGTCTACCGGCTTCGGGTAACTTCAGCCGACAAGTTATACTTGACCAAATGA
- the argS gene encoding arginine--tRNA ligase produces MQIQQELKHRFSAALAGLTSSPDEAAQLLRPTQDPKFGDYQSNCAMPLKNELGKPPREIAESIVAALQVDDLCDPPEIAGPGFINLRLKNDWLAQQATAMLRDPRLGVPAAANPRTVVLDYSGPNVAKPMHVGHIRSTVIGSAIAELLRFAGHTVITDNHVGDWGTQFGMVIYGYKHFLDREAFQSQPVAELLRLYRLVNNLIDYHNSVASLPNRAAAIEKATADLATAVAAEAAETEKKAKKKALKNVAAAERKLQSTRDDLESTRQKIAAVEADKSLHDLALAHPEIAATVLQETAKLHEGDKENLTLWHEVLPFCRDEIDKIYNRLDIAFDHQHGESFYHEMLGGVIEQLEAAGLAQPSDGALCVFLPEFEAPMIVRKKDGAYLYATTDLATLEYRMREWSPDEILIVTDHRQAEHFEKVFIVGRKLGCGDVQLKHLPFGTVLDESGKPFKTRSGSTVGLEALLDDAVDAAFAAVCDPDRVAKIDPPLSDDEKQTISRVVGHGAIKYADLAHNRTSDYKFSLEKMVSLDGNTSAYIQYSYARMQSILSRAESSEQQVIDGDAAILIGAPAERALVIRLLQFGEAIDQSLEDYRPNVIVDYLYDVAKAYSSFYEQCPVLKADDTATLNSRLAIVSATARILRQGLQLLGIDVVPRM; encoded by the coding sequence ATGCAAATCCAGCAAGAACTGAAACACCGCTTTTCCGCCGCACTGGCCGGTCTGACCTCTTCGCCCGACGAAGCCGCCCAATTGCTGCGTCCGACGCAAGATCCCAAGTTCGGCGATTATCAGTCCAATTGCGCGATGCCGCTGAAGAATGAATTGGGCAAGCCGCCGCGCGAGATCGCAGAATCGATCGTCGCGGCGCTGCAGGTCGACGATCTGTGCGATCCGCCCGAAATCGCCGGTCCCGGATTTATCAATCTGCGTTTGAAGAATGACTGGTTGGCTCAGCAGGCGACCGCGATGTTGCGCGACCCGCGTCTGGGCGTCCCCGCCGCTGCCAATCCGCGGACCGTGGTCCTCGATTATTCGGGCCCCAACGTCGCCAAACCGATGCACGTCGGGCACATCCGATCGACGGTGATCGGCAGCGCGATCGCCGAACTGCTGCGGTTCGCTGGCCATACCGTGATCACCGACAACCACGTCGGCGACTGGGGTACTCAATTTGGTATGGTGATCTACGGCTACAAGCACTTCCTCGACCGCGAGGCGTTCCAGTCGCAACCGGTCGCCGAACTGCTGCGTCTATATCGGCTTGTCAACAACCTTATCGATTATCACAACAGCGTCGCTTCCTTGCCAAACCGCGCGGCGGCGATAGAAAAAGCGACAGCCGATCTGGCGACAGCCGTTGCCGCGGAAGCTGCCGAGACCGAGAAGAAAGCAAAAAAGAAGGCTCTGAAAAACGTAGCCGCTGCGGAGCGGAAGCTGCAGAGCACGCGCGACGACCTGGAATCGACGCGTCAGAAAATCGCGGCGGTCGAAGCCGACAAATCCCTGCACGATCTGGCGCTTGCGCATCCGGAGATCGCCGCGACCGTGCTGCAAGAGACGGCCAAGCTGCACGAAGGGGACAAGGAGAACCTGACGCTGTGGCATGAAGTACTGCCATTTTGCCGCGACGAGATCGACAAGATCTACAACCGGTTGGATATCGCGTTCGACCATCAGCATGGCGAGAGCTTCTACCATGAGATGCTCGGCGGCGTGATCGAGCAATTGGAAGCTGCGGGATTGGCTCAGCCGAGCGATGGGGCGCTGTGCGTCTTCCTGCCTGAGTTCGAAGCGCCGATGATCGTTCGCAAAAAGGATGGCGCTTATTTGTACGCGACGACCGATCTGGCGACGCTTGAGTACCGGATGCGCGAGTGGTCTCCCGACGAGATCTTGATCGTCACCGACCATCGCCAGGCGGAGCACTTTGAAAAGGTCTTCATCGTCGGACGCAAGCTCGGCTGTGGCGACGTGCAACTGAAGCATCTCCCCTTCGGCACCGTGTTGGATGAATCTGGCAAGCCGTTCAAGACCCGATCGGGATCGACCGTTGGGCTGGAAGCTCTTTTGGACGACGCCGTCGACGCTGCCTTTGCCGCGGTCTGCGATCCAGATCGCGTGGCGAAGATCGATCCGCCACTGTCGGACGATGAGAAGCAAACGATCTCGCGGGTTGTGGGGCACGGAGCGATCAAATACGCCGATCTCGCTCACAACCGAACCAGCGACTACAAGTTCAGCCTCGAAAAGATGGTCTCCTTGGACGGTAACACGTCGGCCTACATTCAATACTCCTACGCCCGGATGCAGAGTATCCTCAGTCGCGCCGAATCGAGCGAACAGCAGGTAATCGATGGCGACGCGGCGATCCTGATCGGTGCTCCCGCCGAACGAGCGTTGGTGATCCGGTTGCTGCAATTCGGCGAAGCGATCGACCAGTCGCTGGAGGATTATCGCCCCAACGTGATCGTCGATTATCTGTACGATGTTGCCAAAGCCTATTCCAGCTTCTATGAACAATGCCCCGTTCTGAAAGCAGACGACACCGCGACGCTGAACAGCCGATTGGCGATCGTCAGCGCCACAGCGCGGATCCTTCGCCAAGGGCTGCAGTTGCTGGGTATCGATGTCGTTCCGCGAATGTAG
- the drt3a gene encoding antiviral reverse transcriptase Drt3a — MTRLSDPKYIATLVRADDCLRFRDARHSGPKQAAIQIASRFADRTYVPQPVETTINRGKSTLRVTSYADALFLRHCCRVLRSGNIHHPPSRQVICRQLKSVLESDVPHFIIRTDIAKCFGSVPAEQSLNLPSVREKLKSVEFNWCKTLLRCNENPLQPLHYGLAISSDLAEHFLAEFDRQVICHTGVIYYSRFVDDILIVTAARSAERVFEKVACALPAGLSLNREKTSQCHWNDGISNRTEFEYLGYSFMLTKKVKSKTRTSIEIGLSERKELQIRQRLGRVFLAFQKDKDFLLLRDRLRYLTGGTTTHSNFTHRRVQIGLRSSHPELTNLKRLFSLDGYLHQRIRAASSDGTDPLLSTEQMRGLQRLSFSASYKLNIRHRFSGKRLWLVRDVF, encoded by the coding sequence ATGACACGACTAAGCGATCCTAAGTACATAGCAACCTTAGTTCGCGCAGATGACTGCCTCCGCTTTCGCGATGCGAGACATTCTGGACCTAAACAGGCTGCAATCCAGATCGCCTCAAGGTTTGCGGATCGCACGTATGTGCCACAACCAGTCGAGACGACTATCAATCGAGGTAAATCAACACTTCGCGTAACGTCGTACGCAGACGCACTTTTCTTGCGCCACTGTTGCCGTGTGCTAAGAAGCGGCAATATACATCACCCGCCATCTCGGCAAGTGATCTGTCGGCAGTTAAAATCGGTGCTCGAATCTGATGTTCCTCACTTTATCATCCGGACGGATATTGCTAAGTGTTTTGGTTCTGTGCCTGCTGAACAATCGCTTAATTTGCCGTCAGTCAGGGAAAAACTGAAATCTGTAGAATTCAATTGGTGCAAGACACTATTGAGGTGTAACGAAAATCCATTGCAACCCTTACATTATGGTTTAGCCATAAGCAGTGACTTAGCTGAACATTTCCTTGCAGAGTTTGATCGCCAAGTTATCTGTCATACCGGAGTTATTTACTATAGTCGATTTGTTGATGACATCCTCATCGTCACAGCTGCGCGATCAGCCGAACGTGTATTTGAAAAAGTGGCTTGCGCGCTACCTGCGGGCCTGTCTTTGAACCGAGAAAAAACGTCGCAATGCCACTGGAACGACGGAATTTCGAACAGAACAGAGTTTGAATACTTGGGATATTCGTTTATGCTGACGAAAAAAGTTAAATCCAAAACACGGACATCTATTGAAATCGGATTGTCAGAGCGAAAAGAACTTCAAATCCGCCAACGCTTGGGCCGTGTGTTTCTAGCGTTCCAAAAAGATAAAGATTTCCTACTGCTTCGTGATCGTCTTCGTTACCTTACCGGCGGGACTACGACTCATAGCAACTTCACACATCGTCGCGTTCAAATTGGCCTACGATCGTCACATCCTGAATTGACGAACTTAAAGCGACTTTTCAGCTTGGATGGTTACCTACATCAAAGGATTCGGGCGGCAAGCTCGGATGGTACCGATCCCTTACTTTCGACCGAACAGATGCGGGGGCTCCAACGGCTTTCTTTTTCGGCGAGCTATAAACTAAACATTCGACACCGGTTTAGCGGGAAACGGCTTTGGCTGGTACGGGATGTGTTTTAG
- a CDS encoding TMEM14 family protein: protein MDFPVIVTAIFGAFVVFGGVMGYVKAQSKASLIAGSITGGLLLLSAFLIARGISAGAILGIVVSLLLIGQFGPSLRKKFKVMPNLLVVVLGLITVGTLVFSLLK, encoded by the coding sequence GTGGACTTTCCGGTAATCGTAACAGCAATATTTGGAGCTTTTGTCGTCTTTGGAGGAGTCATGGGCTATGTCAAAGCTCAAAGCAAGGCTTCTTTAATCGCAGGCAGCATCACGGGCGGACTCCTGCTGCTCTCGGCGTTTCTGATTGCCCGAGGCATCTCCGCCGGGGCAATTTTGGGGATCGTTGTTTCGCTGCTGTTGATCGGCCAGTTTGGCCCCTCGTTGCGGAAGAAGTTCAAGGTCATGCCCAACCTGCTCGTCGTCGTCCTGGGCTTGATCACCGTCGGCACGCTCGTTTTCAGTCTTCTCAAATAG
- a CDS encoding energy transducer TonB — protein MNLYFRSTSFAFALHASALVAMCAVPLAVSERFTSSGQRNVISIQLSIAQPSAVESVAMTIEPTPPLPRENPVEFRPVPNSTLSRPALAPPPPPEVTPQTMPVLRRAVASRMLPPAVTIIPIQQQTGLSEKEPASFAANQPPQYPIQAVRDRLQGTVMLRLFVDSTGRVEDVEIVESSGHVALDDAAMEAVKKWTGQPAKRYGRPIASEEVLPIRFRL, from the coding sequence TTGAACCTCTATTTCCGCTCGACCAGCTTTGCCTTCGCGCTCCATGCGTCGGCGCTTGTGGCGATGTGCGCTGTGCCGTTGGCGGTCAGCGAGCGGTTCACGTCGTCGGGGCAGCGGAATGTGATCTCGATTCAATTGAGCATCGCTCAGCCCTCAGCTGTCGAGTCGGTGGCGATGACGATCGAGCCGACGCCGCCGTTGCCACGAGAAAATCCAGTCGAATTCCGGCCCGTTCCGAACTCCACGTTATCGCGTCCCGCACTGGCTCCTCCCCCCCCACCCGAAGTGACTCCGCAAACGATGCCGGTACTGCGCCGCGCTGTCGCCAGTCGCATGCTTCCCCCTGCGGTCACGATCATTCCGATCCAACAGCAAACCGGATTGTCGGAAAAAGAACCGGCCAGTTTTGCCGCGAACCAACCGCCGCAGTACCCGATCCAAGCGGTCCGGGATCGGCTGCAGGGAACGGTCATGCTGCGGCTGTTCGTCGATTCGACAGGTCGCGTGGAAGATGTGGAGATCGTCGAGTCGAGCGGTCACGTAGCACTCGATGACGCGGCGATGGAAGCTGTTAAGAAGTGGACCGGCCAGCCAGCAAAACGCTACGGCCGCCCGATCGCCAGCGAAGAAGTCCTGCCGATCCGTTTCCGGTTGTAA
- a CDS encoding TonB-dependent receptor: MRKLLAFALAAAPTVGLQLDADQPVLPVVRLAALIQEDGQPTLPGIEIRPPVVEAPEPAVGTPEASSSGSSLLDPPAVDFDIPPVEDAPLGDLTANFPSEPTPSSNPANQPSNTTTNPWTSGGFPSLSQQSFGGTVSDPTGLNSVLRSESSIWDAPQLGTIVDRQDLERRQASSMYRALQNEVGVLLQQTGNGQVSPFIRGLTGQQILVMIDGIRMNTSILRPGPNQYTGTIDPGTIERIEIIRGAEAAIWGSDAIGGVINVVTRSADPMRGDYLSPQFTQFYSTAEASSYTRTAFSGWYGATGVTGGVSYYDVGNLDIGGDMGRQAATDYTQYAGDIKLQRMIHRDHMLTVALQHFEQNDLKRSDRFLPFVLGPPSNGNIPTQRPTVFDPQQRDLIYARLEGIVEDDLFFADAYSFTMSGSRTKEATVVDRYDDNDPTSVPTRREIGEFDDLGWGSVLSIVKDIGDFGKLTYGADYYDESIDAQRVRIDNPTTGGSTPTPIDPQYPDDSKADRVGVYLSWHVPLTERLDATSSVRYENINVSGTPNFTTLGPTYFERSYQDWIGSVGLSYRLTDEWRLIGGVYEGFRAPTIDDLTANKDSLQNNVSVPLVGNLSAEPEHSLTYEVGLKFNYDRLRMQVVEFWTDFDSFLSRETIGGVDFLTNQTAYLNGTELTGEYMLHRNLALYGNFAYTYGQLTSSDEPISRIPPIQGIVGLRFDEPKQGCYFDIYTWMVDRADRYNDTNLGDVRFIPGGTPGYATLNIRTGQRFGDKNQHLVSLGLENITNKYYRVLGSGVDGAGFNAIFGYQYEL, encoded by the coding sequence ATGAGAAAACTATTAGCATTCGCCCTCGCAGCCGCCCCAACAGTGGGACTGCAACTGGACGCCGATCAGCCGGTTCTACCGGTCGTTCGATTAGCTGCACTGATACAAGAGGATGGCCAGCCGACGTTGCCGGGGATCGAGATTCGACCTCCTGTGGTGGAAGCTCCCGAACCGGCAGTGGGCACGCCCGAAGCGTCTTCATCAGGTTCAAGTCTTCTCGATCCGCCAGCGGTCGATTTTGACATTCCGCCCGTAGAAGACGCACCGCTGGGTGATTTGACAGCGAACTTTCCCTCGGAACCGACTCCGTCGAGCAACCCCGCGAACCAGCCCTCTAACACGACGACCAACCCGTGGACCAGCGGTGGCTTTCCATCGTTGAGCCAACAGTCGTTTGGCGGGACCGTCAGCGACCCGACGGGACTCAATAGCGTCCTGCGAAGCGAGTCGAGCATCTGGGACGCGCCGCAACTAGGCACGATCGTCGACCGCCAAGATCTCGAGCGACGGCAGGCATCGTCGATGTACCGCGCATTGCAAAACGAAGTCGGCGTGTTGCTGCAGCAAACCGGCAATGGCCAGGTCTCTCCCTTCATTCGCGGACTCACCGGCCAGCAGATCTTGGTTATGATCGACGGCATCCGGATGAACACAAGCATCCTGCGTCCAGGCCCGAATCAATACACTGGCACGATCGATCCGGGCACGATCGAGCGGATTGAAATCATCCGTGGTGCGGAAGCGGCGATCTGGGGAAGCGACGCGATCGGCGGCGTGATCAACGTCGTCACGCGGTCTGCCGATCCGATGCGCGGCGACTACCTGAGTCCTCAGTTCACTCAGTTCTACAGCACCGCCGAAGCCTCTTCGTACACGCGAACCGCGTTCAGTGGATGGTATGGCGCGACCGGCGTCACCGGCGGCGTCTCCTATTACGACGTCGGCAATCTCGACATCGGTGGCGACATGGGCCGCCAAGCCGCCACCGACTACACGCAATACGCTGGCGATATCAAGCTGCAACGGATGATCCATCGCGATCACATGTTGACCGTCGCATTACAACACTTCGAACAGAACGACCTCAAACGCAGCGACCGCTTTCTGCCGTTTGTGCTCGGTCCACCCTCCAACGGAAACATCCCCACTCAGCGACCCACCGTCTTCGATCCCCAGCAACGCGATCTGATCTACGCTCGCCTGGAAGGTATCGTCGAAGACGACCTGTTCTTCGCCGACGCCTACTCCTTCACGATGTCCGGTTCGCGAACCAAAGAGGCGACAGTTGTCGATCGCTATGACGACAACGATCCGACATCGGTCCCAACGCGTCGCGAGATCGGCGAGTTCGACGACCTCGGCTGGGGCAGCGTGTTGTCGATCGTCAAAGACATCGGCGACTTCGGCAAGCTGACCTACGGAGCCGACTACTACGACGAATCGATCGACGCCCAGCGCGTGCGGATCGACAATCCGACCACCGGCGGATCGACGCCGACGCCAATCGATCCGCAATACCCCGACGATTCCAAAGCCGACCGCGTGGGCGTTTATCTGTCGTGGCACGTTCCGTTGACCGAACGGCTCGATGCGACCTCGAGCGTCCGCTACGAAAACATCAACGTTTCGGGAACGCCCAACTTCACCACGCTCGGGCCGACCTACTTTGAACGCTCCTATCAAGACTGGATTGGCAGCGTCGGACTCAGCTATCGCCTGACCGACGAATGGCGTTTGATCGGGGGAGTCTATGAAGGCTTCCGCGCTCCGACGATCGATGACCTCACCGCCAACAAAGATTCGCTGCAGAACAACGTCTCGGTGCCGCTGGTGGGCAACCTATCCGCAGAACCCGAGCACAGCCTGACCTACGAGGTTGGGTTGAAGTTCAATTACGATCGGTTGCGGATGCAGGTTGTCGAGTTCTGGACCGACTTCGACAGCTTCTTGTCACGGGAGACGATCGGCGGTGTCGACTTTCTTACCAACCAAACCGCGTACCTCAACGGTACCGAGCTGACGGGCGAATACATGTTGCACCGCAACCTGGCACTCTACGGCAACTTCGCCTACACCTACGGCCAGCTGACCAGCAGCGACGAACCGATCTCGCGGATCCCGCCGATTCAGGGGATCGTGGGACTGCGATTCGACGAGCCGAAACAAGGTTGCTATTTCGACATCTACACTTGGATGGTCGATCGAGCCGATCGCTATAACGACACAAACCTCGGCGATGTCCGGTTCATCCCCGGCGGCACGCCAGGTTATGCGACGTTAAACATCCGCACCGGACAGCGTTTCGGCGACAAGAACCAGCACTTGGTTTCGTTGGGTCTGGAAAACATCACCAACAAGTACTATCGCGTGCTTGGAAGCGGCGTCGATGGTGCTGGATTCAACGCCATCTTCGGATACCAATACGAACTGTAG
- the drt3b gene encoding antiviral reverse transcriptase Drt3b, translating into MSEILPHEVPPRFSLRTIYERIRDKTEHELDKAICPGPPNKPLETIPYVYKLVRDRKKPRQIHVMHPFHYRTVAKFLETFSTQVIVNCRKSRWSLRAPYAIAKRFRINTPLRAGSDSEQDQAVNPTRYFAYRPFRLLYSFYDSEDFGSLESRFRFQRMLDVQACFDNIYTHAISWAIRGKSHAKRQDSRNAWHTLDAQFDSLMRSMNHGETHGILVGPELSRVFAELLLQTVDSAAEARLLETFVHGTHYEVRRYVDDIFIFFNDEVVADQVEATIREELRLVKLLINESKTTQIESPFMSDSSALKHKISDSMDRYESKIRSYKERNVHPPSGIGLRMLKEFKRIVSESNCTYESCVSYALTILQKKFERSGANLSQLYVESGIVFFASRLLELDFRYQTAVRYSLFYEIGREKLSRVDDGMSRVQRLDEEMVNQITKISANAISRELVPVLPLLVVLIPLASLDLLHEVHSDLVRLIWLSATKSMRDDEIDYFTVLGLLFVAANRVQHSAIRTAIMSKIKVFFDHMPDNCKRADALMLASDLACCPFLSVEERKSMIDIVSRFSGTKLNRNQVFNAVSGSSMFFDWDSSTSTLTYLLEKQTPIGYA; encoded by the coding sequence TTGAGCGAGATATTGCCGCATGAAGTGCCACCGCGATTCTCGTTGCGCACCATCTACGAACGCATCCGCGACAAGACGGAGCACGAATTAGACAAGGCTATTTGTCCAGGACCTCCCAACAAACCTCTCGAAACGATTCCATATGTTTACAAATTAGTGCGCGATAGAAAAAAGCCTCGCCAAATCCATGTGATGCATCCGTTTCACTATCGGACCGTGGCTAAGTTTCTCGAGACGTTTTCAACTCAAGTAATTGTAAACTGTCGTAAGAGTCGTTGGTCACTGCGTGCACCATATGCCATCGCGAAACGATTCAGGATAAACACTCCACTTAGAGCGGGAAGCGATAGCGAGCAAGACCAAGCTGTCAACCCAACTCGCTACTTTGCGTATCGCCCGTTTCGATTACTCTATTCGTTTTATGATTCTGAGGACTTTGGATCGCTTGAGTCTCGATTTCGTTTCCAACGCATGCTTGATGTCCAGGCGTGCTTCGACAACATCTACACGCACGCGATCTCCTGGGCGATTCGTGGAAAATCACACGCTAAGAGACAAGATAGTCGAAACGCATGGCATACTCTTGACGCTCAGTTCGACAGCCTGATGAGAAGCATGAATCATGGAGAGACTCACGGCATACTCGTAGGACCGGAGCTTTCGAGAGTATTTGCAGAACTGCTGCTGCAAACAGTGGATTCAGCAGCCGAAGCAAGGTTGCTTGAAACTTTTGTGCATGGAACGCACTATGAGGTGCGTCGATATGTTGACGATATCTTCATTTTCTTCAATGACGAAGTCGTTGCCGATCAGGTCGAGGCGACAATCCGAGAAGAACTCCGACTTGTAAAGCTTTTGATCAACGAGTCAAAGACTACGCAGATAGAATCACCATTCATGTCGGACTCTAGCGCTCTTAAGCACAAAATTAGCGATTCGATGGATCGTTATGAGAGTAAAATCAGGTCGTACAAAGAGCGGAACGTGCATCCGCCTAGCGGTATCGGGCTACGAATGCTCAAAGAGTTCAAACGTATTGTTTCGGAATCAAATTGCACATACGAAAGTTGCGTTAGCTACGCATTGACAATTTTGCAGAAGAAGTTTGAGCGATCGGGGGCGAATCTATCGCAGCTCTACGTGGAAAGTGGGATCGTCTTCTTTGCGAGCCGACTTCTTGAACTTGACTTTAGATACCAGACAGCTGTGCGATACTCGCTCTTTTATGAGATTGGGCGAGAGAAGTTAAGTCGCGTTGACGACGGAATGTCGCGGGTTCAGCGACTTGACGAGGAGATGGTCAATCAAATCACTAAAATTAGTGCTAACGCGATTTCACGTGAACTGGTGCCCGTCCTGCCGCTGCTAGTCGTGCTTATACCACTTGCTTCCCTTGACTTGTTGCACGAAGTGCATTCGGATCTAGTGCGTTTGATATGGCTATCGGCTACAAAAAGCATGCGGGATGATGAAATCGACTACTTCACCGTTCTTGGGCTGCTTTTCGTTGCCGCAAACCGTGTTCAACACAGCGCGATCAGGACGGCAATTATGTCGAAAATCAAAGTTTTTTTTGATCACATGCCGGACAACTGCAAGCGGGCTGATGCATTGATGCTTGCTTCGGACCTGGCGTGCTGTCCATTTCTTTCTGTGGAGGAACGAAAGAGCATGATCGATATCGTCAGCCGATTTTCCGGGACGAAGCTAAATCGCAACCAAGTATTCAACGCAGTCAGCGGTTCATCGATGTTTTTCGACTGGGATAGTAGCACGTCGACACTGACATACCTCCTTGAAAAACAGACTCCGATTGGCTATGCTTAA